GCTGCGATCCAGAACAGGAAGAAGGCCACGTAGAACCTCTTCAGTCCCTCCGGAACGCTGAAGCTGGTGTGGAGTATGAAGGAGGGCATGTAGCGGGCTTTCTCCACGACGTAGTTTCCAAAGGCCCTGATGGCCCTCCTGTTGAGGTATATCGGGGCCTCCCTTATCATTCTCTCGCCCATGAAGATCGAGGGGACGGCAAGGGCCGCGAAGGTGAGGAACAGCTGGGGAATAGTGAGGAACCTCGACAGCCCGAAGCCGAGGACCAGTCCTAAGACCCAGCCCCAGCCGGAGATCTCGTTGAACTTCCCTATGCCGTAGTCCCAGCTGTGCTTTCTGACGCTCCTCAGAACCAAGGCTATGGGGACCGATAGGGTCGAGGAGAGGAAGAAGGCGTAGGCCGTGTTTATTGCGATGAGCTGACTGGGGGTCTTCGCCAGTGCCATCAGCACCAGGAAAGCCGGAACGCTGGCGAAGCCCAGGAGTATGAAGGGCTTTCTCCTCAGGGTTCTGTCGCTTATCCTTCCCCAGAAGAGCGCTCCGAGCATTGATGCCAGACTCGCCAAGGCGAAGGCCATTCCGACGGTGGAGGCGTTCCCCCCGAGTTCGAGGAGGTAGAGGCTAACGAGGGCGGAGCTTCCACCCGTGGCTACCTTGAACGGCACGAAGGAGTAGAACCACCCCGGCATCTTGGGAACGTACCTGTAGCGGTTCGATATCGTCGCGTTTCTCACGGCCACGGCAACCCTCTGGCTCACTTTTCTCACCTTGAGGGCTTCGGGGGTCGGTTTCGGTTTAAAAAGGTTCGCGAATGGAAAGCTGCTGTGATGGACGTAAATGTACATTCAAGGGACAAGGCTTATACGCTTTTAGGGCGACCGAATTCCGGTGGTGGTATGATAGCCTTCGGACCCGTCCCGTCGAGACGCCTTGGGAAGAGCCTTGGAATAAACAACATTCCCGATAAGGTCTGCTCCTTCGCCTGTGTCTACTGCCAAATAGGAAGGACCCTGAGGATGGAGATCGAGAGGAGGCCCTTCTACGAACCTGAGCTTATATTCGAGGAGGTCTCACGAAAGGTCGAGGAGGCCCGTGGTAAAGGGGAGGTGATAGACTACCTGACCTTCGTCCCCGACGGTGAGCCGACTTTAGATGTCAACCTCGGAATTGAGGCGGAACTTTTGAAGACCCTTGGAATTCCCCTCGCGATACTCACGAACTCATCGCTGATATGGCGCGAAGATGTTAGGGCAGACCTTCTTCACTTTGATCTCGTTTCCCTCAAGCTGGACGCCGTCAGCGAGCCGCTCTGGAGGAGGATTGACAGACCCCACAAAAGCCTGAGCCTTGAGCGTATCCTGGACGGCATGCTGGAATTCCGGGGGGAGTTCCGGGGCAGGCTCATAACGGAGACCATGCTGGTTGCCGGAATCGACTACGGGGACGAGTTCGAGAGGCTCGCGGACTTTCTCGCGGAGCTGAAGCCGGAGAAGGCCTACATAGCCGTCCCGACGAGGCCGCCGGCGGAGCCATGGGTAAAACCTGCGGACGAGGAGACGATAAACCGCGCCTTCCAGAGCCTTGCGGAGAGGCTCGGCCCGGAGAAGGTCGAATACCTCATCGGCTACGAGGGGAACGCCTTCGCCTTCACGGGGGACGTTGAGGAGGACCTGCTGAGCATAACGGCCGTCCACCCCATGAGGGAGGATGCCGTGAAGGAGTTTCTGAAAAACGCGGGTGCCGACTGGGACGTTATCGAAAAGCTCCTGGAAGAGGGGAGAATAATAGAGCTGGAGTACGGGGGCAGGAGGTTCTACATGCGCGCCCTCCCGAGCAGGAGAAAACCTTAATTATCCCGGGATAGACTTTAAACGGGAGGCCTATGTGCGAGTACGTCTACGAGAACGGCCAAAGATGCAGGCTGAAACCCGTCGAAGGCTCGAAGTACTGTCCGCTGCACATCCCCTACGACGAGGCCGAGAGGCTGCTCGGCGACGATGCGAAGAGGGTCAAAGAGGAGGCCTTTCTAAGGCGTCTGAAACAGGGGCACACGTATTTTGAGGGCGTTTACCTCTACGACGTCAAGATCAGCGAACTCCAGACCGAGAAGCCGCTCGTCTTCAAGAACTCCACCATCAGGACGATGCTCTTCGACTTCGTCAACGTCCCGGGAATAACCTTCTACAACTCCCAGGTGGGCCGGATAGTTCTCTTCGGGAGCGAGATTGGAACCCTCCTCGTTCAGGGTTCCCGCGTTTTTGGGCTGAACCTTCTGAGGGTGGCCTTTTCCAACTCCGTTTACGTCAGGGATTCGAGCGTTCGCTACGTCATGATAAACTCGACGGAGTACGTGGGAACCGGAGAGAAGGGCGAGGAGGAGTACGGGGAGAAGAAGGCCCTCGGCAGGATAGAGCTGAACGGGTTGAAGGACGTGAGGAGGATTGGAATCAACGTCCGCTATCCCCTCATGAGGCGCATCCTCGAGGAACACGGCATAAA
This window of the Thermococcus siculi genome carries:
- a CDS encoding MFS transporter; this encodes MRKVSQRVAVAVRNATISNRYRYVPKMPGWFYSFVPFKVATGGSSALVSLYLLELGGNASTVGMAFALASLASMLGALFWGRISDRTLRRKPFILLGFASVPAFLVLMALAKTPSQLIAINTAYAFFLSSTLSVPIALVLRSVRKHSWDYGIGKFNEISGWGWVLGLVLGFGLSRFLTIPQLFLTFAALAVPSIFMGERMIREAPIYLNRRAIRAFGNYVVEKARYMPSFILHTSFSVPEGLKRFYVAFFLFWIAAGLYFPQMPVLLSESGFGREIIYLALIANSAVAALNYTRVSLGMGENKEGTLRKGLLLRIGAFIAVLLGLAFSPALLPLAVASYVLAGYSWTFIGVSSTAIVSERAGEKKGSAMGTYNVVGSAGYITGSALGGAIISSTGFGGALSVGLALLGGSIILLRK
- a CDS encoding radical SAM protein; protein product: MIAFGPVPSRRLGKSLGINNIPDKVCSFACVYCQIGRTLRMEIERRPFYEPELIFEEVSRKVEEARGKGEVIDYLTFVPDGEPTLDVNLGIEAELLKTLGIPLAILTNSSLIWREDVRADLLHFDLVSLKLDAVSEPLWRRIDRPHKSLSLERILDGMLEFRGEFRGRLITETMLVAGIDYGDEFERLADFLAELKPEKAYIAVPTRPPAEPWVKPADEETINRAFQSLAERLGPEKVEYLIGYEGNAFAFTGDVEEDLLSITAVHPMREDAVKEFLKNAGADWDVIEKLLEEGRIIELEYGGRRFYMRALPSRRKP